The following DNA comes from Rhinolophus sinicus isolate RSC01 linkage group LG06, ASM3656204v1, whole genome shotgun sequence.
TCCTAGCCATATGCTCTAACTTTGTTCTCACCCACAGTTCCTCTCCTAGGAATCAGTGTTATCCTTGTATGACTGGAATTTCAAGTTTATCAGGTGGCACCAGAGCAGCCTTCCCCCGAGGGCTACTTTTGTGGGCTGTGGAGGCAACACCTTTCTGAATACTCTGCTTGATAGCTCATGAATTCTGAAGTTTTCTAGTTTGAGTTTTGAGAACAGAAACTATTCTCAGCCTGGATGAGCGTCAGAATTGTTCCAGCTTTCCCTTTGAGTGGACAGTGGAGGGCTCTTCCCCTGGCTTCCAATAGTTTCATCACTGTCACGCACTGACAGATACTTAGCTGAAATTTCAAGGGGTGCCCACCACAGATCGACTCTCCGCCTGTCTCTGCAGctgctgctctctcctctctAGTACTGTGCCCTACAGACTCCAGCCACCTGGGCTTCCCACAACTCTCAGCTTATCTTCTAACTAAGGAAACCGCCAGGCTCTGTTGTGTTTCCCCTCCGTGAGATATGGCCTGGAAAGGCTCCCGAGTCAGTCAGCTAGACAGCTGTCAGGCTTGCCTCTTTTGATTTCCCTCTCTTAGGGATCAGAGATCACAGTTCTGAGCTGCCTGATGTTCAGTGTTTGAAAGTTGTCCTTTTGTATATCCTGTCTTCaattgttttcatcatttccagTTGGAGGATAAACCCAGTCCTTGTTTCTCCATCTTGGCTGATAGTGCAAGTGAGTTATATTCTCTTGGAACTCATCATGACTTCCGTAAAGTGTGAAGAGAACGAGTCATTCAGTGCTGCTGAAAATGACCAGAGTACCAGACGTGAAGTCGCAGAGGTATGTCTACTTTTTACAACTCTTGGGTGGAACAGCACTCTAACCAGAGGTCTACACAGGGATTCTGTAGGTTGATGGCTCATAAAGAATGGCAATTATGGGGTgtctggttagctcagttggttagagcgtagtgctaataccatgtttccctgaaaataagacctagccagatcatcagctgtaatgtgtcttttggagcacaaattaatataagacctggtcttcttttgatataaataagaccaggtcttatgtaatataatataatatagtatagtatagtataatatataatgtcatataatataatataatataatataatataatataatataatactgggtcttatattattttttgctccataagacatattagagatgatggtctggctaggtcttattttcgggaaaacacagtaacaccaagattgccagttcgatcccctcatgggccactgtgaactgcgccctccttaaaaaaaaaaaaatggcagttataattccttttcttgtgttgttcaaaatatatttggggACAATATCCATGCCACTGCTTgtgtaaaatgaaatgatagtATATGAATTAATGCAAAGAATGCCTTGTTAGACAAGGTGGCTAATGAACAGTAGAGACACCTCAAATCCCTGGAAATATAGATAGGCGAAAATCATAACAGTTAATCTTTACTGAGAAATTACTGTGTACCAGGAATTAGCACTTTCACTTCTTATGGGTTATCTCATTGAACGTTTAATACAACTCCATGCGATCGATATTATTACcacccctattttacaaatgagaaaactgaaatccAACGTTCTTAAAGTCTCAAAAGTAATGGACTTCAGAGCAAGGATTTTGAACCCAGATGTCAATCTCCAGAGTCCAGTTTTTGACCAGCACAGGATTATactcaaaaataggcaaaatgaTGATACTAAACCGAGATATGAATGAGGTATTTTAGAGTGCAGAGAGAagaatgtttgtgtgtttgtatatgagtatgtatatTTGTTTGCATATGAATATCTATTTGCATATGAATATCTACCCAATCCTGTGATTTAGAGAGTATTTTATCATATTTCCTTATGCTGTTGGAGCCATgtacagaacagaaaataaacagatcaTTAATGGGAAGTTTGTAAAGGTGTTGTCTCAAATGTCCAAAAGATGTATTAACTAAGTCCAGCTTTATTAGAAAGTAAGtaaatgcagattttaaaaacactcaAATCAGTTGACATTTCATCAATTGGCTAACACTTAACATCATAACACTGAAATGCTTTGAGGAGTCACCCATTTGGTTGATGCCATTGGACAGCAGGGTGAATTGATGCCACTTTCCTGGACAGCAGTTTGGCAGTAGACCTCTTGTGAAGTACATGTATAACCTTAGTCCCAGTTTTTTCACTGCTGGGAATCTGGCCTAGAGAAATCATTCACTTATTGTGGAGAAATGCTTGATACATTTAAAGTAcgaaaaaattggaaataatctaaaCAGCAAGAGAAGAGAAGATTAGAAGAATTTTAGAGAGAATCAAATTGTGTTTTCAAAGGTTGTTTAATGACGTGAGAAAGCACTGATAAATCGTTGTGTGAAAAGTGAACTCATACATAGAATAATAGAAGCAAAGAAAACGGAGAATGGTTATCTCTGGTGATGGAATAATGATTGACATTTTCCACCATTATTCGGCACccattatattatgtaattttcATCCAGCATAGCTATTATGTCACAATTAGAAAAACATGAAACATTGTTATTAAGGGCAATTGGTATTAAGAGTTTAATCTTTCCTTTCTTAAGGATACTGTCACGAAGCAGACATGTTCTGGCACAACTGTtggtcattctctgtctgacagaAGAGAGTGTAGCGGCTCCAGTCAACTTAGAAGTGAAATCAGTGAGCATGAAGCGACCCTTAAAATGCAGAACCTAAATATGAGCATCagtgaaaaatgtcatttcacCTTTACTTTGAATGAAAGTTCTGGGAAAACAGACCGGAGTGTGTTTACCGCATATGGTGAACTCAATGAGAATATCTACTCAGCTCTGAGAGCAAATGAACATTTCAGTGAAAAGATGCAGAATCATTTTAATAAGATCATCATGGCttatgaagaaaaaacaattcaaGGCTACATAAACTTAGGAATGCCTCTCAAGTGCCTACCTAGAGGTTCTCACCTTCAAATTACAGTTAGTCAAAAAAAGAGTAACCACGAAGAAGGTGATCAGATATTACGCCTGTGTGAAAATCCAGACATTGAATGCATTCTTTTTCACGTTGTTGCTATTGGGAAGACAATAAAGAAGATTCTTAAGATCATGGAACTTCATGTAAAGGGAAGTACACTTTGTATCTATGCCCCGAAGGGTGAGACTCTCAAAGAAGCCCTATGCAAAGACGGCCGATTCCGGTCTGACCTGGAAGAATTACGGTGGAACCTAATGGATGGTCATAAGAACATTCATGGAAAACAGTCCAAGGTTGAGGAAGTATCTGGGAAAATCTTagaaatggacatttttaaaaagctatctgTCAGGAAAGGTACTCATCAGAAAATTAAACAGGAGAATGAAAATGCCACTGATGAAATCGAGGTCCATGAACTAGAGAAAGACGGAGAGACTGAAGATGAAGAACACAACCGAGAAACAGCTCTCGTACCTCAAAGTCTAAGTCATGATATTGAAGATGAAAAATGCCGGACAAGTTCCCTGATTGGAAGTAATGATTTCAACAGGAAACAAAACTCACAAGTTAGGCAAAGGCCCCATCTGGATATGTCATCTACTCATAATCAGGATCTCCAGAGAGGGGAAACTGATCTCTGGCTAAAGAATTTAGGAAGAAGTTTGGACAAAGGTTTCATGGAGCAATATCCAAATTTTAGGGAACAGGCACGGTGGATGACAGAGTATTTTCAGGAGGAACAGAGTAGAAAAAAACTGTCACCGTTTAAACAattcaacacatttaaaaagtactttgcaaaagagactgaaaattcTACTTCAGTTGCAACCTGTGAACATCTTATTCATCTTAGTAAGTCAGTTGGGTTCATGAAATGGAACAATAATGGAAGGGAAGGCAATGCTACTTGCTTTGTCTTCAATGGTGGTTATATTTTCACCTGTCGACATGTTGTGCACCTTATGGTGGGAGAAGGCACGGTTCCAAGTTTGTGGCCAGATATAATAAGCAAATGTGCAAAGGTAACTTTCACTTATAAAAATTTCAGCCCTTGTGCTGTCGAATGGTTTTCCATTGAGCCAGAATTGAAAATGTCTGAAGGATCTCTAGATTATGCCATTTTAAaactaagtgaaaaagaaaatgggtttCCTCCTGGCCTGTTCCGGCAAGTTTCCCCTCTGCCACCTTGTGGTTTGATTTATATAATTGGTCACCCAGAAGGCCAGATCAAGAAAATAGATGGGTGTGCTGTGGTTCCTCTAAATGAACGGTCAGGGAGGTACCCAGAGCATTACCAACATGTAGCACATCAGACTGCCACTTACAATGCTTTCCCTATGTTTACCCAAAGAAGCTTCCTATCAGAGGCCTCGAGTACTGACACGCTTAGTTACGATACCTGTTTTTCCACCGGGTCCTCTGGCTCCCCAGTGTTTAATGCGTTTGGCGAACTGGTCGCTCTGCACAGCGTCGGGCATTTTTATAAACAAGGAGCTATGGTTCATCCCCTTGTGGAATTTGGCTATTCTATAGAATCAATCCTTAGTgatgttaaacaaaaaaatgaggcCTTGTATAAATCGTTAATGGAAGAGAAAAACGAGATCCTCAatgaagacaaaaacaacaaacaagagtCATCGATTGAAAATGATCAGAAGGAACCCATGGAACACTAGAAAAAAACATGGTGTTTTCAAGAAAATATGCCCATAATTTAAAGTACCTGGTTCTGCTTCCTTAAAGTATGATGAATACACTTTGTTCATAGAAAACTGTTAGAGAGTCATGTGGCTGTGCAAAACACATATGAGAGCTCAAATaaatagttgttgtttttctcactgGCTTCCTCTTTTTATGTCAGACAATCTCAAGCCTCACGTAAAATACAACTACAAAGAATGTGGTATGTACCTTCCTGAATGCCTGGGGTGGTA
Coding sequences within:
- the FAM111B gene encoding serine protease FAM111B, which encodes MTSVKCEENESFSAAENDQSTRREVAEDTVTKQTCSGTTVGHSLSDRRECSGSSQLRSEISEHEATLKMQNLNMSISEKCHFTFTLNESSGKTDRSVFTAYGELNENIYSALRANEHFSEKMQNHFNKIIMAYEEKTIQGYINLGMPLKCLPRGSHLQITVSQKKSNHEEGDQILRLCENPDIECILFHVVAIGKTIKKILKIMELHVKGSTLCIYAPKGETLKEALCKDGRFRSDLEELRWNLMDGHKNIHGKQSKVEEVSGKILEMDIFKKLSVRKGTHQKIKQENENATDEIEVHELEKDGETEDEEHNRETALVPQSLSHDIEDEKCRTSSLIGSNDFNRKQNSQVRQRPHLDMSSTHNQDLQRGETDLWLKNLGRSLDKGFMEQYPNFREQARWMTEYFQEEQSRKKLSPFKQFNTFKKYFAKETENSTSVATCEHLIHLSKSVGFMKWNNNGREGNATCFVFNGGYIFTCRHVVHLMVGEGTVPSLWPDIISKCAKVTFTYKNFSPCAVEWFSIEPELKMSEGSLDYAILKLSEKENGFPPGLFRQVSPLPPCGLIYIIGHPEGQIKKIDGCAVVPLNERSGRYPEHYQHVAHQTATYNAFPMFTQRSFLSEASSTDTLSYDTCFSTGSSGSPVFNAFGELVALHSVGHFYKQGAMVHPLVEFGYSIESILSDVKQKNEALYKSLMEEKNEILNEDKNNKQESSIENDQKEPMEH